The Megalops cyprinoides isolate fMegCyp1 chromosome 11, fMegCyp1.pri, whole genome shotgun sequence genomic sequence CCTGGGAAACATTAGTGTATAACTCTGAAGTTCACCGAGAGTACTACATACCTCTGACCTGTTCAGAATACTCTGCTTTGAAGATATTTGCTAGGCAGCATTTAACATTAAGGCTCAGGTCATTTAGAATTAATATACGGTTAAAATGTGATTGACCTAAGAGTTCTGTGTATAATCTGAGAGATGTGCTTATACACATCTTTTTTATTCTCTGAAGCACtttttgtatactgtatactgctgGAAGGTGCCATTCATTTaaaagattattattatattattatcatctGAGGGACTCATAGGTACCCAATGAATCACTGGATGCCCAGAACATGCGATGATGGAATGCCAGCTGATAAAACCTACTCTATGCCAGTGAAACAAGGCCAGTTGTGTCCTGCCCCAATGGAGTCATGGTCACTCTCAGTGAATGACACACACATCTCTGACTCTAATCCGTATCTGAACTGTACTCTGGCCTGTTAACCAActtgaaattagtttttaaacagtgcacaaaatagtttctgttttttatgacCCCGTAGTTATTACATCAATGTATCAGCTTTGTACAGAATTTATGGGGTTCTTTAAGCACGTTTGTGGCAAAGTAATTGTTCATCCATGTTCTTGTTACCCTGTTGAATTTCAGACCACTTACATTCCTTAGTGTGGACAACAAGAGGTTGCTCAAGGTACttcctgaaaaaagaacagatcaCATTTTAACCAATCTGAAAATGTAAGACTGAAGTAACATTTACACTAATGCAGTAGTTTATGTTAGGGTATGTCCAGTAGAACATCTGCCATTTTGTGATTCTTATTTAAAAGGAAACtgatacagtaatacagtgctATTCTATCCAGTGAAGCTTTTTTACTGGTTAACAAATTTCCCTCAAGATATTTTAATGAAGATGCATGAAATAACAGGATTAAGAATTTTATTAGagctttaatgtaatgttagaaCAGTCTAATtttgttgctctggataaaattTATAATTGTGGCCTGTGGtagccatttcatttcatttctaacGATCCTCGATGTTTCTGCCCTATACAGCAAACAGTAAAGTAGCTACGTCACAAATGCTTATGTTGTCACATAATAACCCTTTGCAGTATGCTTTGCCTAACAGTATAGGCTGATGAGTAAGGGCTTTAACACAATGTGGTGACAGATTCTTTGGGTGTTGGTTCAGGTATAAAAGAGACAGTAGTTCAGAGCAGCCTCAGTTCAGCTTTGAGGTTGAATGACTATGACAATGGGCAGGGTAAGTGCAGTCACCTGATGCAGGTTTGAGTTTTAATGATTTATCCACCTTATCAATCTTccattgattttacattttaaatagaaaaaaaagtacatatgTTTATCTGTGCTAATATAATCAACATTGgaatacaatatatttatgGTTTGTTTCTAGATCATCTTCTACGAGGACAGGAACTTCGGCGGTCGCTCTTATGAGTGCATGAGCGACTGCGGCGATTTCAGCTCCTACCTGAGCCGCTGTTACTCCTGCCGGGTGGAGAGTGGATGCTGGATGATCTACGACCGCACCAACTACATGGGGAACCAGTACTTCCTGAGGAGGGGCGAGTACTCTGACTGCTCCCGCTTTGGTATGAGCGACTGGATCAGGTCCTGCCGCATGATCCCCATGGTAAGAAGAATTATATTCCTTTGATATAGAAAACCTTTgattagttgtttttttattggtttacaCATGGATAATATATGTGCAGGATAACCTTTGGAGGTATCTACTCAAGTCTTAAcacaattaatttcaaaaatagCATCAATTACTCAATCAGTCTAATGCAAATTTggtgttttacatttcaaatatcacagctaatattttgtattgtgtttccTAAACAGTACAGAGGAAACTACAGGATGAGGATGTACGAGAGGGAGAACTTCGGCGGTCAGATGCATGAGTGCATGGATGACTGTGACTCCATCATGGACCGTTACCGCATGTCCGACTGCCAGTCCTGCCATGTGATGGAGGGCCACTGGCTGTTCTATGAGCACCCCCACTACAGAGGCAGGATGTGGTACATGAGGCCTGGGGAGTACAGGAACTTCAGAGACATGGGATACATGAACATGAGATTCATGTCCATGAGGCGCATCATGGACATGTGTTAAAATGACAGTTTCTAGCACTGGAAATAACGATGATTAGCAAAtaaaatgttgtcattttaatttattttattattctttctttttgtgttttttgtattcagCAGATATACATTACAACAACATAAATTCCCAGCACTGATTAATATATAGGTTTTCACCAGAAATGCATATCAAGATCGGGGTTCTAGCTGCTTCTCTAAACACTGGGCAGATCTTGTCATTGTACCATGTAGTCAGCAAATTGCAAAATAGTTTAATTTCTAATTTCTTATTTTATAGAGTCATGCCAAAACTGTTATCCACTGCATTTCTATTTGGCACTTAGTTTTAGAAGGTGCGTGGCAGGTAATGGCTTCGCGGTAGACTGGATTCCTGCCGAGGAGGTGCACTTGCTTCACACCACAGTAACCTCATCAATTTACAACCACTGCACATTTATAATCATGATTACGACATTAGAAGGACGGAGAAAATGGGATGGATCACACAAAATATAACTGGGTACAAACACAGCCTAATTAATTATTTGCAGTAATGGCAGAAAGGGGGAATTATTTCACCCTTTAAAATAGCAGTTCGGTCTAATGTAACACAGTAGAAAATGGGGTAATATGCCTTTAAAACTTTCGGCCAATCAGAGTATTACTGTAAGTGAACTCACACCAAACATAAGAGAaggcatttttttgtattttatttttgggtgCACCCGACCAATCAACCCGACCACCCGACCAATCAAGTGTCAATTGTCAATACATTCCCAGTTTATCATACATCCTGGTCTCAGTCCTGTTATTTACACCTCCTGCCGAACCTATACTTCTGTGACTACTAGCCCAAATCCTATTAAAACAATTTCCAGTAGCATAAAAGGTGCTATGGGTTACACTAATAATAACTCATGAGAGAGCATCACAAAGTGCTGGATACAGTCTGTTTTCTAGCGGGAATTTTCTAGAAGAAAAGGAAGTTTGGTCTTGGTCATCTAGGACCTCCTTCCTAACCAGGTCCTCCTGATCACAAGAGAGTTTGGATTGTTTATCCTAGGCTTGAATTCAATCAGCATTTGTCTTTAGCTTTACTCACAAGTGAATGTAAAGGTTACTGTTATTTGtaacttttattattattcacaagCACAGTTTGTCAAATTTAGAAAGCACAAAACAATTGCTCTTCTGTTAAAGGATTTTGTCTTATTAAGTGTACTTTACTTAGTTTGGATTAGCAATTAGTTCTTAAGCATGCATGTTCGATGACCAGTCTATCAGTACTCATCTCACTGATCTCCAAACATTTACATGGGTCACTGAAAATGTTGAACCATCATCAGCTTTAGTGTTGGGAAAGCTTGAGTTTCATAATTAGTTGGAGCATGACCCTCAATCACACGACCAGCTCATTTTACCTACATATGCCCACctccaaaaataaatgctgactTTAATGACGCAGAAATGCTCTCTCTGCCAATCTAATCTCATCTGCTGTATCAGAAAAGCTCTATTCCTAATAAATCCAGGGCCATCATTGTCCACTGCCTTACCTGTCATGCCTACGCCCGCTCTGCAGGTCATCTCCAGATCTCCCCACATCCGATGCAGAGCGCGAAACAAGACACCCTCATACAAACGGAAACACGTACGTACGAGCCCGCTCCCCTGCTAACAAACAGATGGCAGTTAGTGAGTCAGCCGCACCACCAACCATCCTTCTCTCTTCAGACAGCGTGCGTAAGAAAGCCTCCTTTCCTCGACTCCCACAACCACCTACACGAAGCAGAAATGCACCTGTGCATCTGCGGCCCTACCCCTTCCTCACTTGCAGGTTAGCTCCCAACCCTTCAAACATTCAAagctttttatttcaaatgtttgtgtttaaccTTTTGTAGCTGTTTAAGACAGTAAAGACAGccacctgcgtgtgtgtgagagacccATTTTTTCATCTACCTAAAGATAGCAGACTGCAATATTTGGAAAGGTCTATGCACAAAATGAcctttaaaatatcatttttattaataattgtCCTTTATAAAAACGGACATGATGCAAACTCTACTTTTTGCGGTCTGGAGGGGGTTAACGGCTTTTTACTAAactaaatgaatttaaattattaattgcatttatgaTACGCTACAATGTCACTTTTGGGTCAGTTGAAACTCAAAGGTCATGGCTCTCTATCAACAGGAGCACATTGGCCCTGAGTTTATATATTAACTCTTAGTTAGCTAGCAGGCTTGCAAAGCAATATATTATAGAAGACTTGCAATTTATGTCTATGTAACCCGTAAGCTTACAAACTAAAGCGTGCTGGTCACCTGCTACTATTTTGATTTTAGCATTCCTCTGCTGAATTGCACAGTGAAGATAGATAATGGATAAAGGATTATGGATATTGCAGTAATTTATAAAGGCAAGAAAGAATTAGGGGAACTGTGGGGCATTTTGATAGTTCTTGAGACAGAACAGACAGTTGTGACTAGACAGTACAAAGTAAAGTTCGGGCTAGTGTTTAGAGAAAGATCCCTGAAATTCAAGTGATGTGCTGGTAGAAAGCTATAAATTAATTGctacaggattttttttgttttattgtgatgtTGTAGATGTACTTatataacacaaaaaagaatgaataagacagtttttttaaatgacaacatttttatttgctaatCATTGTCATTTCCAGTGCTGAACACTAACTTCAACACATGTCCATGATGCGCCTCATGGACATGAATCTCATGTTCGGGTATCCCATGTCTCTGAAGTTCCTGTACTCCCCAGGCCTCATGTACCACATCCTGCCTCTGTAGTGGGGCTGCTCGTAGAACAGCCAGTGGCCGTCCATCACATGGCAGGAATGGCACTCAGACATGCGGTAACGGTCCATGATGGAGTCACAGTCATCCATGAACTCGTACATCTGACCACCGAAGTTCTCCCTCTCGTAGATTCTCATCCTGTAGTTTCCTCTGTACTGttgatattaaaaacaaaatgacaatggCAGTCAGCGCATTCTGTGCACGCTGTTACTTTTCCTGCTGCCCATATTTGAAAAGTAATCGTGACATCACAAATAACATGATAAAGAAGCCTTTTAGAATATGCAGCACCTTAATTCTAGGACAGTGCTTCCCAGTCCTTGTTCTGGTGACCCCTGGGTATGCTGGGTTTCATTCTTGAATGTGCTATTAGCTAAACAGTGCTCTTTagtttaagaaaaaatatgtattcatatcTCTTTGTATTACTAATTTCTTTAAGGGACTTGATTGAATAGAAATTTCTTATAGAAATATCTCAC encodes the following:
- the LOC118785678 gene encoding gamma-crystallin M3-like, whose protein sequence is MTMTMGRIIFYEDRNFGGRSYECMSDCGDFSSYLSRCYSCRVESGCWMIYDRTNYMGNQYFLRRGEYSDCSRFGMSDWIRSCRMIPMYRGNYRMRMYERENFGGQMHECMDDCDSIMDRYRMSDCQSCHVMEGHWLFYEHPHYRGRMWYMRPGEYRNFRDMGYMNMRFMSMRRIMDMC
- the LOC118785544 gene encoding gamma-crystallin M3-like, coding for MGKIIFFEDRNFGGRSYECMSDCGDFSSYLSRCNSCRVESGCWMVYDRSNYMGNQYFLRRGEYSDYSRWGMFDGIRSCRMIPMYRGNYRMRIYERENFGGQMYEFMDDCDSIMDRYRMSECHSCHVMDGHWLFYEQPHYRGRMWYMRPGEYRNFRDMGYPNMRFMSMRRIMDMC